TGTTTACGGTACGTACGCGGCAGATTCAATGCGAACGAGCAAGCCGCTTCCAGTCGTCCCGCGGGTCCGACGCATCAGTGTTAAAGAATTGGTCATTCTCGGACTCGAGCCGATACAACCGGCGCGTCGCGGCTCGCGTTAGCGTCGCCCTGATTTCGTTAATAGAGACGCGTAGAGTCGCTCGACGCGAGGAGCGATGTCCTGATCCCAGCCCAGTGAGGCAACTTCGCGCGTACCGATCGCCGCCAACGTCGTTCGCGAGTCTTCATCCAGTAGCAGAGCTACGATTCTCTCCGCCCACTCGACCGGTCCGGCGGTAGCCTCAAGCCTCGCCATGTATGCTAACGGTCCGCTGCCGAGGAAGTCGCCGACGGCTGTTTCGGGTCCCGTGGCAGCGAGTACGGGTGTGCCTAATGTCAGCGCTTCGAGGACCACCGTGCTCTGGCCTTCTCGCTCTGAGGGCTGAAGCACCAGCGCGGCTGATGCGATTTCAGCTAGCACTTCCGCACGGTCGCCGAGTTGACCGCGAAAAAAGACACCGCCAGCTTCGCCGTGCACACCAAGCGCCTTCGTCAGCATCATCAGCATTTCTGCGTCAGGGCCGTCGCCGATGACGTGAAGTTGCGCCGCTGGTACCGAGAGACGCACAGCAGGCCAGGCCCGGATAGCGACATCGACATGCTTGTAGTCGATCAATCGCCCTGCGATAACCACTTTGTGCGGATTGCGAGGCTTGGCGTGGCGTGCGAATGCATCGGGCTCCGGCGATCGAAAGCCGCGAGGAATAACGGTGACGCTGGATTCCCGTCCATCGAGCAGTTCGCGGAGTCGTCGTCCGGTCGTCGGTGAGATGCACAGGTGATGCGGCGCAGTTTTAGCACACCAACGCTCCACGAGGGCACCGAGGTTACCTCTCACGCCCATGTAACGCCGCCAGTAGCTCCGTCCCCAGACCTCGAGCCAAGTGAGAAGCCATGGAACGTGGTGGAATCGAGATAGTCGCGCGAGCTGAAATGCCGGGACGGAGAGGAACGGAAATGCGTGGACGTCGAATAGATCAAATGTTTCGGGTTGGTATCGCCGCAGATTGTTCAGCAGGCCCCATGCTAACTTCAGCGGCTGCAAGATGGTTCGTCGTCCGGTTGGTCCATAGAGCGGCAAGTTCTTGCAAATGGCGTGGTAATGTAGGCCATCGCGTGTGATGTTCGCGGGTCCCTCCCACACATGCATTCCGAAGAGGTGACAGTCGTGGCCGCGATCGCGCAGGGAGCATGCGAGCTCGTAGAGCGTCTTCTCACCTCCACCCTTGCTCCACGGATAGACCGCGTCGTAGACGAATCCGATTTTCACGCGATTGGTGTCCTGCTCATGAGACGTTGTCAAAAGCCGCTTTCCTCGTTGAACGAGCATCGCCAACGAGAGTGATATTCGGAAGGAGGTCTGTAGCCGGTCCCAGGCGAATTGAACACAACGTCTTAGCTTTTGCCAACGGTTGTTAAAAGTGGCTATCTTCGTCACCGAGGTCGTGTTCAAACTCGACTTTCCGGTCACGAAGCGCCCACTATCGTAACTCAGAGTCCGATGAAGAATTCCCGGGCAACTCTCGCGCAGGGTACACACGCAATGTCGAGTGAGGCTCGAGCTGATCGCGCTCGTCAGCTCTTGCGAAAATTCATGGCTGACGCGCCGTTTCAACCCGCAACGAATCTCTGGCGTGCCATCGAGATCCCGATCCTCGCGGATGCCTTACCGCATCGTGGACGTGGGCTCGACGTTGGCTGTGGCGACGGTGTGCTGACTCGACTGCTCGCTGAGCTTGCCGGTGCGACTTTGGAGGGGTCGAGCGCCCGTGTTTCTGCCGATCGGACGGGCTGGTCGCTGGTCGGCGTCGATGTCGATCCGGCTGAGACCGCACTTGCTACTGCCGAAGGGTTCTACTCGGCCGTTCACACCAGTGGGGCCGATCGGATTCCCGAAGCAGAGGCATCGTTCGACTTTGCATTTGCAAACAGTGTTCTAGAACACATCGTCGACCTGCCAGCGTGCCTTGCGGAAGTCGGACGAGTGATGAAGCCAGGAGCATTGTTCTACGCGACCGTGCCATCGCCCGGACTACACGCGCTATTACGCGGGCCGAGCAAGCTGCGAAGTATCAGTCGAGCCGAGTATCTTGCCGAAACCGATCGCCGACTTCTCCATCTCCGTTACCCCTCCGTCGAAGACTGGCGCAACTTACTTCTCGAAGCCGGTTTTGATCTCGCGTCTGTCCGGGGATATCTCACATCGAGTCAGGTACGGCGTTGGGAGCGTTGGACCAATGGCACGGGCGGTCTTCTCTATCGCCTCAACGGAGCCAAACTCCGTCCGATCGAAATTCAGCGGCAGTTGGGTATGCGACGTGCGATTCCGAGACCCATCAAGCTACTTGCCCGACCATTGGCGTGGGCTGCGGGTCGTGGCGTACTTTCAGATGACTCAACGTCCCCACATGAAACGGGATGCTTGTTGATCGTCGGTCGCCGGCGCTCGTTGTGATGGC
The sequence above is a segment of the Gemmatimonas sp. genome. Coding sequences within it:
- a CDS encoding glycosyltransferase, whose product is MTGKSSLNTTSVTKIATFNNRWQKLRRCVQFAWDRLQTSFRISLSLAMLVQRGKRLLTTSHEQDTNRVKIGFVYDAVYPWSKGGGEKTLYELACSLRDRGHDCHLFGMHVWEGPANITRDGLHYHAICKNLPLYGPTGRRTILQPLKLAWGLLNNLRRYQPETFDLFDVHAFPFLSVPAFQLARLSRFHHVPWLLTWLEVWGRSYWRRYMGVRGNLGALVERWCAKTAPHHLCISPTTGRRLRELLDGRESSVTVIPRGFRSPEPDAFARHAKPRNPHKVVIAGRLIDYKHVDVAIRAWPAVRLSVPAAQLHVIGDGPDAEMLMMLTKALGVHGEAGGVFFRGQLGDRAEVLAEIASAALVLQPSEREGQSTVVLEALTLGTPVLAATGPETAVGDFLGSGPLAYMARLEATAGPVEWAERIVALLLDEDSRTTLAAIGTREVASLGWDQDIAPRVERLYASLLTKSGRR
- a CDS encoding class I SAM-dependent methyltransferase, producing MADAPFQPATNLWRAIEIPILADALPHRGRGLDVGCGDGVLTRLLAELAGATLEGSSARVSADRTGWSLVGVDVDPAETALATAEGFYSAVHTSGADRIPEAEASFDFAFANSVLEHIVDLPACLAEVGRVMKPGALFYATVPSPGLHALLRGPSKLRSISRAEYLAETDRRLLHLRYPSVEDWRNLLLEAGFDLASVRGYLTSSQVRRWERWTNGTGGLLYRLNGAKLRPIEIQRQLGMRRAIPRPIKLLARPLAWAAGRGVLSDDSTSPHETGCLLIVGRRRSL